The DNA window AACTTCTGCGCCGAATTGATGCCCTTTAATAATTTGGTTAAAACCAGCACTTCCTTCAAAACCGAATTTTTGTTTTTGATTTTCGAAAACCCAACTTCCCTCTGTAGAACCGAATACAGAAAATGTATTTTTCTTATTGGTTAAGTCAAGGAAAACTCCAGTTGCATTAGCATCTCTGAAATCTCCGCTTCTCATCACACTTGTATTGATGAGGGAAACCGAAGAATTTTCACGAAATCTTTGGTCTAAAACAAAGACATTGTAATTCGCCAAAGGTTCTGTTACTTCTTTTCTGATTTCGCCAGTGTTGATATTTCTGATGGAAGCTTCCGTTTTTTCGGTAATGGCATTGAAAAATCCAATTCCTAAGCCTTTTTTGGTTCTTCCTGAAATTTTAGTAGCGTTAAAAAGTTTTACTTTTTCTGGATTTTCTGCAAATTCTTCATCGGCTGCAAGTTGAGGAAACTTACTTGGGAAACCACCAATTCTTCTGGAATAAAACATATTTCCTTTGTTGAAAAGCTCTGTTCCTTCATTGAAAAACGATCGCTGTTCACTGAACTGTTGTTCAAATGGTCCTAAATTTAAAACGGTAGCATCAAAATTGGCTTGTCCAAAATCGGGAATTAAAGTGGTGTCTAGTGTAAAAGCGTCATTAATTCCATATTTCACGTCCATTCCGCCATTGATGTTGGTAGTGGTTTTTCCGTCAAAATAATTTACATAACTCGAAAAATAAGGAAGGAATGACAATCTGGTAGGCGTTTGTATATTTTCTACGCCGTTTAGAATTCCGTCATATAATAAGAAGCTTCCTTTTTGATTATTCACATGATTCCATGTATAAGCGGTTTGCAATCGATTAATTTGTCTGAAAAAATTAATTCCCCACTGTTGTTTCTCGCTTTTAGGAAATCTCATCTCGAAATATGGGATTTTCATCTCAACAGACCAACCGTTTTCTAAAATTTTCACGCCAGAATACCAAATTCCGTTCCATGAAAAATCTTCACCATTTTGATTGGTAATTTTGCTGTCTGCTTGTACACCTGCTGCAGTTACAAAGAGTTCTAAACTCTGCTGTTTATCATTATATCCATTAATAAAAAGTACGAAGAAATCATCATTTCCTATATTGTCTCTTTCGGTGAGTTCTTTCCCGATTTTAGAAGGTTCTTTATCATACATCATCGCAGAAACATAAATCCCAGTATCGTCATAAGCGACTTTTACTTCTGTTTTGAAATCAGGATTTTCAGCTTTGCCATTATTAGGT is part of the Cloacibacterium normanense genome and encodes:
- a CDS encoding DUF5916 domain-containing protein; amino-acid sequence: MKVQIIILFTFLFVGFSSAQEEKTENITRKTINAVRAEKAPKIDGILDDEIWKNAPIANDFIELRPNNGKAENPDFKTEVKVAYDDTGIYVSAMMYDKEPSKIGKELTERDNIGNDDFFVLFINGYNDKQQSLELFVTAAGVQADSKITNQNGEDFSWNGIWYSGVKILENGWSVEMKIPYFEMRFPKSEKQQWGINFFRQINRLQTAYTWNHVNNQKGSFLLYDGILNGVENIQTPTRLSFLPYFSSYVNYFDGKTTTNINGGMDVKYGINDAFTLDTTLIPDFGQANFDATVLNLGPFEQQFSEQRSFFNEGTELFNKGNMFYSRRIGGFPSKFPQLAADEEFAENPEKVKLFNATKISGRTKKGLGIGFFNAITEKTEASIRNINTGEIRKEVTEPLANYNVFVLDQRFRENSSVSLINTSVMRSGDFRDANATGVFLDLTNKKNTFSVFGSTEGSWVFENQKQKFGFEGSAGFNQIIKGHQFGAEVFLRDKNYDINDLGFTGQTNYVNYSANYNYRYLQPKGNINQLNYSIKVNNNRRLETDLFADFVIHQNLQITNKKFFNFGGGLMVKPIGTNDIYEPRTFGKYLFIPAMYNPWVFANTDERKKFKIGGFVEFYKYNEDKRITYISEINTRYRFNDHFSIFHTLNYANFNNETGFVGKDATNIFIGRRLRNSVENSVSSQYTFNEKMAINLTFRHYFSEVAYRQFYTLKDNGELNPDTTFAENKDGTFNSWNLDLRYSWWFAPGSQLTLLYRNQAQNFLDVARLSMRDNFDRLFNEPMINNISLRITYFLDYNRAKNWFKKS